The following are encoded together in the Thalassolituus oleivorans MIL-1 genome:
- a CDS encoding outer membrane lipoprotein-sorting protein, translating into MKNDTASWRFFSNLFKKPIALVIIPLIFFIGAASFLPTIVKDTRGDAFLSPDNPALLYRERVRDQFGLNDPVVVAIKADIYTPEVLQLIASLTNTIEGLENVKEDKVFSLATEKNMFGDDGSLIVEDFLDPLPSTLSEALLVKKAIQNFPLYNGSIVSKDGDVALIVAELWNQDISNVTYKQVNDLAAAEIVRFNEEHGTSIESYVAGEGAIAGYLGEYIDNDMKILNPIAGLIIFTIVVICFSAFSSGLLALMMIATTVLSTIGIMAASGVSFYVITNALPVILIGIAVADTIHILGHYFELQADPKREMNRDLVIETMAEMWRPVALTSLTTIAGFAGLYLASDMPPFKFFGLFAAVGVALAWVYSMTLLPAVLILTKPKASKRYLLNYLNNDDKKRDIFSRFIQKLGTLSLKYSKSVVVLGSLIIVIGAVTGSNIVIDEDRIDTFNKKEQIYKADKLINGHTNGANNLDIIVETNEKEGLFSPEALVKVEALQNYALTFDDVTSATSIVDYLKQMNMSLNNSDPSAYVLPGDRKSIAQYFLIYSASGESTDFDEEVDYDYKVANVRLTFKTGSYHRNKEIVESLQTYIGREFNDENISATMTGRVTVDYFWIRDLGDGHFFSLGIALILVLLVSALMFRSMLAGIFTLIPVCTALLFVYATMAILKIPLGIGASMFASIAIGLGVDFSIHTIDRIRELFRKEKSIEGQPEQNIDTLIAKLYPSTGRALLFNFIALACGFGVLIASSVVPLNEFGSIVVVAVVGSFLCSMTLLPALIKLTKPAFIHGAKESLVIPVSSTAVLLIVAGTLGLASKSDASESPMKVEDIVTKIVQVDEGDHVTRSLKMRLINKQGKERISETTIYRRTLDDEKRTLVVYNRPTNVKDTAFLTYDYQSPEHEDDQWLYLPATKKSRRISASNRGDYFLGTDFTYEDIKNEGKMELSDYNFTLLGSVQYEGQDVFQVRAIPKSEKIAQELGYSRNEFLVDKSNWIIVKNDYWDIKDKPLKTIYLKDLEKIQGIWSRKKLVVINYKTGHTTEFDFSDINYDTEVPESIFDVRALSRR; encoded by the coding sequence ATGAAAAACGACACTGCCAGTTGGCGCTTTTTTTCCAATCTATTCAAAAAACCTATTGCATTGGTCATCATCCCGCTCATCTTTTTTATAGGTGCTGCGAGCTTTTTGCCGACAATAGTTAAAGATACTCGTGGAGATGCCTTCCTTTCACCAGACAATCCCGCGCTGCTATATCGCGAGCGAGTTCGTGATCAATTTGGTTTAAATGACCCGGTTGTTGTCGCAATAAAGGCCGACATCTACACGCCTGAAGTACTGCAACTAATTGCTAGCCTAACGAACACAATCGAAGGCCTTGAAAATGTTAAGGAAGATAAAGTCTTCAGCTTAGCGACTGAAAAGAATATGTTTGGGGATGATGGGAGCCTGATCGTTGAGGATTTTCTTGATCCATTGCCCTCAACCTTAAGCGAAGCTCTATTGGTTAAGAAAGCTATTCAAAATTTTCCGCTATATAACGGCAGTATTGTATCGAAGGACGGTGATGTAGCTTTAATAGTTGCCGAACTATGGAATCAAGATATTTCTAATGTAACCTACAAGCAGGTTAACGATTTAGCGGCTGCTGAAATTGTTCGATTTAATGAAGAGCACGGTACAAGTATCGAGTCTTACGTCGCTGGTGAAGGCGCTATTGCTGGATACTTAGGCGAATATATCGATAACGATATGAAGATATTAAACCCAATTGCGGGACTCATTATCTTCACTATCGTCGTCATCTGCTTTTCTGCGTTCAGCTCAGGACTACTGGCATTAATGATGATTGCCACAACGGTTCTTTCTACTATTGGTATTATGGCAGCTTCGGGAGTTTCTTTTTATGTGATCACTAATGCTCTACCCGTTATTCTTATTGGTATTGCCGTTGCCGACACTATCCACATATTAGGTCATTACTTCGAACTTCAAGCAGATCCCAAGCGAGAGATGAATCGTGACTTAGTCATAGAGACCATGGCAGAAATGTGGCGCCCAGTTGCGCTGACCTCCCTTACAACGATCGCGGGCTTTGCTGGTCTTTATCTTGCCTCCGACATGCCTCCATTTAAGTTTTTTGGTCTTTTCGCTGCAGTAGGGGTTGCTCTTGCATGGGTCTACTCGATGACACTACTCCCAGCGGTACTCATTTTAACTAAACCGAAAGCATCCAAGCGCTATTTGCTAAACTATCTTAATAACGATGATAAAAAACGAGATATTTTTTCTCGCTTTATTCAAAAGCTCGGCACATTGTCATTAAAGTACTCTAAGTCGGTTGTAGTGCTAGGATCTTTGATTATTGTTATCGGTGCTGTCACTGGCTCAAATATCGTCATTGATGAAGACCGGATCGATACTTTCAATAAAAAGGAGCAGATTTACAAGGCCGATAAACTGATCAATGGTCACACCAATGGGGCGAATAATTTAGATATTATTGTCGAGACCAATGAGAAAGAAGGCCTATTTTCACCCGAAGCTCTAGTTAAAGTAGAAGCGTTACAAAATTATGCCTTAACTTTTGATGACGTCACTAGTGCTACGTCTATTGTTGATTATCTTAAGCAAATGAATATGTCGCTCAACAATAGCGACCCATCAGCCTATGTGTTGCCTGGTGATCGCAAGAGCATCGCGCAGTACTTCTTGATCTATTCAGCGTCTGGTGAATCAACAGACTTCGACGAAGAAGTCGACTACGACTATAAGGTAGCTAACGTACGCCTCACTTTTAAAACCGGCAGTTATCACCGTAATAAAGAGATTGTAGAGAGCTTACAAACTTATATTGGGCGTGAGTTTAACGATGAGAATATATCTGCAACTATGACTGGCCGTGTAACTGTTGACTACTTCTGGATACGAGACCTAGGCGATGGTCACTTCTTCAGTCTTGGTATTGCTTTAATTCTCGTACTACTGGTGTCAGCACTTATGTTCCGTTCGATGCTCGCCGGAATATTCACTCTAATACCTGTTTGCACTGCACTACTCTTTGTCTACGCAACAATGGCGATATTAAAAATCCCTCTGGGAATCGGTGCCTCTATGTTTGCATCAATAGCGATAGGCTTAGGAGTAGACTTTTCGATTCATACAATCGATCGAATCAGAGAGCTATTTCGTAAAGAGAAAAGCATTGAGGGACAACCAGAACAAAATATTGATACCTTAATTGCCAAGTTATATCCGAGCACAGGTCGCGCATTACTATTTAACTTTATTGCTCTTGCTTGTGGCTTCGGTGTTCTGATCGCCAGCAGCGTCGTGCCGTTGAATGAATTTGGATCTATTGTCGTCGTTGCCGTTGTAGGTAGCTTTTTATGCAGTATGACGCTATTGCCTGCGCTTATTAAGCTAACCAAGCCAGCCTTTATACACGGAGCAAAAGAGTCATTAGTCATTCCCGTATCGAGCACCGCAGTTCTCCTCATCGTAGCGGGTACATTAGGCCTTGCCAGTAAATCCGATGCCAGCGAGAGCCCTATGAAGGTCGAAGACATCGTCACCAAAATCGTTCAGGTAGACGAAGGCGATCATGTTACTCGTAGTCTAAAAATGCGCTTGATTAACAAACAAGGCAAAGAACGCATTAGTGAAACCACAATTTATCGTCGCACTTTAGACGACGAGAAACGGACCTTGGTTGTGTATAACCGTCCGACAAACGTAAAAGATACCGCATTCCTGACGTACGATTATCAATCCCCCGAGCACGAAGATGATCAGTGGCTGTATCTGCCAGCCACAAAAAAATCTAGACGGATATCAGCTTCAAATCGCGGTGATTACTTTCTAGGTACGGACTTCACTTATGAAGATATCAAAAACGAAGGGAAGATGGAGTTGTCAGATTATAATTTCACTTTGCTAGGGAGCGTTCAATACGAAGGACAAGATGTATTCCAAGTTCGCGCCATTCCAAAATCAGAGAAAATCGCTCAAGAACTAGGCTACAGCCGCAACGAGTTTTTGGTTGATAAGTCAAATTGGATCATCGTGAAAAACGATTATTGGGATATTAAAGACAAACCTTTAAAAACCATATACCTAAAAGATCTAGAAAAGATACAAGGAATATGGAGCCGTAAAAAGTTGGTTGTTATTAATTATAAAACAGGCCATACAACCGAATTTGACTTCTCAGACATAAACTATGATACCGAAGTGCCGGAATCGATTTTTGATGTTCGAGCTCTATCGCGTCGATAA
- a CDS encoding DUF1302 family protein yields MLKNYKNISLYFGCTLVIFSPQFLYASEISVANQIVHETSVTQKENFDEVDIVKSESLLKSDISGEVGQVGFKIDARFRYDLEDQIDSRQSEIQFRDAFIDFENQGTYWRLGKQTIVWGASDGLRLLDVINPLNYREFILDDFDNSRISLTSASADIPISDGSSLTIIVIPELKFNQYAKTGTQFELSHPLPELSQMPTSLQINSAKEPQQSLHNSELALRYATFASGWDITLNYFYHYHDDPVVFIDVDGGGAVSVNPEYKRNTLVGGTANNAFGDFVLRTEFVLNNSRYYSTDNPNQRFIDKAQELQYVIGLDYSGISDTLISGQWFRRQLLSYEKDIAEDAIENTLTLLLRRYYANQTITLEALTLHSLDNSDGLIRPKIKYEFNTFVQFELGADIFYGNQSGFFGQFAAKDQVTVGVSVGF; encoded by the coding sequence ATGCTTAAAAATTATAAAAACATCAGTCTGTATTTCGGATGTACTCTTGTTATTTTTAGTCCACAATTTTTATATGCAAGTGAAATTTCCGTAGCTAACCAGATCGTACACGAAACATCGGTCACTCAGAAAGAAAACTTCGATGAGGTTGATATAGTTAAATCGGAAAGCTTATTAAAATCGGATATATCTGGAGAAGTTGGTCAGGTAGGTTTTAAGATTGACGCTAGGTTCCGTTATGACCTTGAAGACCAAATAGATAGTCGACAATCAGAAATTCAATTTAGAGATGCCTTTATAGACTTTGAAAATCAAGGAACATACTGGCGCCTAGGGAAGCAAACCATTGTTTGGGGTGCAAGCGATGGCTTACGACTACTGGACGTTATTAACCCGCTAAACTATCGCGAATTTATCCTAGATGACTTCGATAACTCACGAATCTCGCTTACATCTGCCAGTGCGGACATTCCTATCAGCGATGGTAGCTCGCTAACCATTATCGTTATACCTGAGCTTAAGTTCAATCAATACGCCAAAACCGGTACACAATTTGAACTGAGCCACCCGTTACCAGAACTGTCGCAAATGCCAACTTCGCTACAAATCAATTCCGCAAAGGAACCTCAACAATCTTTGCATAACAGCGAACTCGCATTACGCTACGCAACCTTTGCATCCGGCTGGGATATTACGCTCAACTATTTTTACCACTATCATGATGACCCAGTGGTATTTATTGACGTTGATGGTGGTGGTGCAGTAAGTGTCAATCCGGAGTATAAACGTAATACACTTGTTGGCGGGACGGCGAACAATGCTTTTGGAGATTTCGTTCTGAGAACAGAGTTTGTTTTAAATAACTCCCGTTATTATTCTACAGATAATCCTAATCAGCGATTTATTGATAAAGCTCAAGAGCTTCAGTACGTCATTGGCTTGGATTACTCGGGCATTAGCGACACTTTAATTAGTGGCCAATGGTTTCGACGCCAATTGTTAAGTTATGAAAAAGATATTGCAGAAGATGCGATAGAAAACACACTCACCTTATTATTACGTCGCTACTATGCCAATCAGACAATTACATTAGAAGCTTTGACATTGCATTCATTAGATAACTCAGATGGTCTGATTAGGCCAAAAATCAAATACGAGTTCAATACTTTTGTTCAATTTGAGTTAGGTGCAGATATATTTTATGGCAATCAGAGTGGCTTCTTTGGCCAGTTTGCGGCCAAAGATCAAGTAACCGTAGGTGTTAGTGTTGGCTTTTAG
- a CDS encoding MarR family winged helix-turn-helix transcriptional regulator, with translation MLKENSPVSPMAPEPCLNLSLRKADRVINHVYNRHLAECGLSVSQFSVMRAMHYAGTCTSQVIQDILVLDQTTLSRNLKKLVSDGMVVMKEDKGDRRRKLLSLSAKGKIMFSAGEKQWKLAQNEMRETLGNSIADQIIELSDAIVGKCGTPI, from the coding sequence ATGCTAAAAGAAAACTCACCAGTAAGCCCTATGGCACCAGAACCTTGTCTTAATCTTAGTTTGCGTAAAGCAGATCGAGTTATTAACCATGTTTATAATCGCCACCTTGCTGAGTGCGGCTTATCCGTTAGTCAGTTCTCGGTTATGCGTGCGATGCATTATGCAGGCACTTGTACCAGCCAAGTGATTCAAGACATTCTGGTGTTAGATCAAACAACTCTCAGTCGTAACCTTAAAAAATTGGTTAGTGATGGAATGGTTGTTATGAAAGAAGACAAAGGTGATCGCCGCCGAAAATTACTTTCTCTTTCCGCTAAGGGAAAGATTATGTTTTCCGCCGGAGAGAAACAATGGAAGTTGGCACAAAATGAAATGAGAGAAACTCTCGGTAATAGCATCGCAGATCAAATCATTGAGCTGAGCGATGCGATTGTAGGTAAGTGTGGTACTCCAATTTAA
- a CDS encoding LLM class flavin-dependent oxidoreductase, with product MSVLEKMPFSLLELASVPTGSDIPATLLELRRYAQHADTLGFTRLWLAEHHNMEGIASSATSVLISDLAAHTELMRIGSGGIMLPNHPPLVVAEQFGTLASLYPDRIDLGLGRAPGTDPLTSRALYRDERRADNFPEEVAELQRLLGKDVDASLGKAHAYPGRDTNVPIWILGSSLFSAQLAAKRGLPYAFAGHFAPALAEEALSLYRRLFKPSATLQRPYAILCLPLILADTDEEARYLSTSSQQRVLALMYGKPLYLPPPVTDMDLHWDFASKRQVENFLALAVVGSPTTVSFKLQTILKQFEVDELMFTNDIYDRSKRLHALSLLNGLDVSN from the coding sequence ATGTCCGTTTTAGAGAAAATGCCTTTCTCTTTGTTAGAGCTGGCCTCGGTTCCTACCGGCTCTGATATTCCCGCAACATTGCTAGAACTACGTCGCTATGCGCAGCATGCTGATACATTAGGTTTTACCAGACTATGGTTAGCAGAACACCATAATATGGAAGGTATAGCGAGTAGTGCGACTAGCGTGCTTATAAGCGATTTAGCGGCACATACCGAACTAATGCGCATTGGTTCTGGCGGCATTATGCTACCTAATCATCCGCCATTGGTGGTGGCCGAACAATTTGGTACTTTGGCTTCCTTATATCCTGACCGTATTGATTTGGGACTGGGCAGAGCGCCGGGCACCGACCCGCTCACTAGTCGAGCTTTGTATCGAGATGAACGTCGCGCCGATAATTTCCCAGAGGAAGTTGCTGAGTTGCAACGGCTGTTGGGAAAGGATGTTGATGCTAGCCTAGGTAAAGCACATGCATATCCTGGTCGCGATACTAACGTACCAATTTGGATTTTAGGATCCAGTTTATTCAGTGCGCAACTGGCAGCTAAGCGCGGGCTGCCTTATGCATTTGCTGGGCACTTTGCACCTGCTTTAGCTGAAGAAGCTTTAAGCTTGTATAGACGTTTATTTAAACCATCGGCAACTTTGCAGCGTCCTTACGCAATCTTATGCTTACCGCTAATTCTTGCCGATACGGATGAGGAGGCGCGCTATCTCAGCACGAGTTCGCAGCAAAGGGTATTGGCGCTTATGTATGGTAAGCCACTGTATCTACCACCTCCTGTTACCGATATGGATCTTCACTGGGATTTTGCCAGTAAGCGCCAAGTGGAGAATTTTTTAGCACTTGCTGTTGTTGGCAGTCCAACGACGGTCAGCTTTAAATTGCAAACGATACTCAAGCAATTTGAAGTAGATGAGCTGATGTTTACAAATGATATCTATGATCGAAGTAAACGTCTGCACGCTTTGAGTTTGTTGAATGGTTTGGATGTTTCGAACTAG
- a CDS encoding EAL domain-containing protein, whose translation MYKPERCIRTTLDAAKNYNFPANKIMFEFTEVEKIEDSSFIKKIVEYYSELGFITAVDDFGAGNSGLGLLADFQTNIIKLDMGLIRDIHKDKNRQIIISNVLTMLRELNITALAEGIEVIEEMEWLRDSGVELMQGYLFAKPAFEQLPEVDFNAF comes from the coding sequence ATATATAAGCCGGAGCGCTGTATCCGTACAACCTTAGATGCAGCTAAAAATTATAATTTTCCTGCTAATAAAATCATGTTTGAATTTACTGAGGTTGAGAAAATTGAAGACTCTTCTTTTATAAAAAAGATTGTTGAATATTATAGTGAGTTGGGTTTTATTACGGCTGTTGATGACTTTGGTGCGGGGAATTCAGGTTTAGGACTTTTGGCTGATTTTCAGACAAATATTATTAAGCTTGATATGGGACTGATTCGAGATATTCATAAAGATAAGAATCGCCAAATTATTATAAGTAATGTATTAACGATGCTCCGTGAATTAAATATTACAGCGTTAGCTGAAGGTATTGAGGTGATTGAGGAAATGGAGTGGCTTCGAGATTCTGGTGTGGAGTTGATGCAAGGATATCTTTTTGCCAAACCAGCCTTTGAACAATTGCCAGAAGTCGATTTTAACGCTTTCTAG
- the ahpF gene encoding alkyl hydroperoxide reductase subunit F: MLDATMKQQLGAYLNNLRNPIELLVSVNDSPKSKELEELANEIAALNDKISVNTTSDKIGGRSPVMTIAKEGTEARVAFAGVPMGHEFTSLVLALLQAGSHPSKEAQALQDQTKSLSRELNFEVYVSLSCHNCPDVVQAVNLMAALNPKITATMIDGGVFPDEVKQRDIMAVPSLYLNGELFGNGKMTLAEILNKVDDEADAKAAAALADKAPYDVLVVGGGPAGASAAIYAARKGIRTGIVAERFGGQVSDTVGIENFISVKYTEGPKLVAHLEEHVKEYDVDVMNTQKVVAVRKIDSGLSEVELANGAVLSSKSVILATGARWREMNVPGEEQYRNKGVAYCPHCDGPLFKGKKVAVIGGGNSGIEAAIDLAGIVAHVTVLEFADTLRADAVLVKKAQSMSNITIIKQAMTTEVLGDGTRVTGLQYKDRATDEMHVVELAGIFVQIGLVPNTEFLKETVGLTQRGEIVIDGHGQTNLPGIFAAGDCTNVAYKQIIISMGAGATAALGAFDYLIRN, translated from the coding sequence ATGCTTGATGCAACGATGAAACAACAATTGGGCGCCTACTTAAACAATCTGCGTAATCCGATTGAATTATTGGTGTCTGTTAATGATTCGCCAAAATCGAAGGAGCTAGAAGAGCTAGCTAACGAGATTGCGGCACTGAATGACAAAATTTCGGTGAATACGACGTCCGATAAAATCGGTGGTCGCTCGCCAGTGATGACGATTGCCAAAGAAGGCACCGAGGCACGTGTCGCGTTTGCTGGGGTGCCAATGGGTCATGAATTTACTTCGTTGGTTTTGGCGCTATTGCAAGCGGGCAGTCATCCATCAAAAGAAGCGCAGGCTTTGCAGGATCAAACTAAGTCACTGAGTCGCGAACTGAACTTCGAAGTGTACGTGTCGCTATCGTGTCACAACTGCCCAGACGTTGTTCAGGCCGTTAACTTGATGGCAGCTTTAAATCCAAAAATCACCGCCACTATGATTGATGGCGGTGTATTTCCGGATGAAGTAAAACAGCGCGATATTATGGCGGTACCCTCGCTTTACCTAAATGGTGAGTTATTCGGCAACGGCAAAATGACCTTGGCGGAAATTCTCAATAAGGTTGATGACGAAGCGGATGCCAAAGCTGCAGCCGCTTTGGCAGATAAAGCACCTTATGACGTTTTAGTCGTTGGTGGTGGTCCCGCTGGGGCTTCCGCTGCGATTTATGCGGCGCGTAAAGGCATTCGCACCGGTATTGTTGCCGAGCGTTTCGGTGGCCAAGTATCTGATACTGTGGGTATCGAGAACTTTATTTCGGTGAAATATACCGAGGGTCCAAAACTGGTTGCGCATTTAGAAGAGCACGTCAAAGAATATGATGTTGACGTGATGAACACGCAAAAAGTTGTGGCGGTGCGTAAAATTGATTCTGGTTTAAGTGAAGTTGAATTAGCTAACGGTGCCGTATTGAGCAGCAAATCAGTCATTTTGGCCACGGGTGCGCGCTGGAGAGAAATGAACGTGCCGGGCGAAGAGCAATATCGTAATAAGGGAGTTGCCTACTGCCCACACTGCGACGGCCCGTTATTCAAAGGCAAAAAAGTCGCAGTCATTGGTGGTGGTAATTCAGGTATTGAGGCGGCGATTGATTTAGCCGGTATCGTTGCTCATGTCACGGTATTGGAATTTGCCGATACGCTGCGCGCTGATGCGGTATTGGTGAAAAAAGCGCAATCTATGAGTAATATCACCATTATTAAACAAGCCATGACCACCGAAGTGCTGGGCGATGGTACTCGCGTGACTGGCTTGCAATACAAAGATCGCGCCACTGATGAGATGCATGTTGTTGAATTGGCGGGTATTTTTGTTCAAATCGGCTTAGTACCTAATACCGAATTCTTAAAAGAAACGGTAGGCCTGACTCAGCGCGGTGAAATTGTCATTGACGGTCATGGTCAAACCAATCTACCTGGTATCTTCGCCGCTGGCGACTGTACGAACGTAGCGTACAAACAAATCATTATTTCTATGGGAGCAGGTGCGACAGCTGCATTGGGCGCTTTTGACTACCTTATCCGTAATTAA
- the ahpC gene encoding alkyl hydroperoxide reductase subunit C yields MINTEIKPFSATAFKAGEFVDITEADVKGKWAIFFFYPADFTFVCPTELGDVADHYEELQKLGVEVYSVSTDTHFVHKAWHDASETIGKINYYMVGDQSGNITNNFGVMREGQGLADRATFLVDPQGIIQAMEITAEGIGRNAEELMRKVKAAQYVAAHPGEVCPAKWKEGEATLAPSLDLVGKI; encoded by the coding sequence ATGATCAACACAGAAATCAAACCTTTCAGCGCAACAGCTTTCAAAGCAGGCGAATTCGTAGACATCACCGAAGCAGACGTGAAAGGTAAGTGGGCGATCTTCTTCTTCTACCCAGCTGACTTCACTTTCGTATGCCCAACTGAGCTTGGCGACGTTGCTGATCACTACGAAGAACTGCAAAAGTTAGGCGTAGAAGTGTACTCAGTATCAACTGACACTCACTTCGTACACAAAGCTTGGCACGACGCTTCTGAAACCATCGGTAAGATCAACTACTACATGGTTGGCGACCAAAGCGGCAACATCACTAACAACTTCGGCGTAATGCGCGAAGGTCAAGGTCTAGCAGACCGTGCAACCTTCTTGGTTGATCCACAAGGTATCATCCAAGCAATGGAAATCACTGCAGAAGGCATTGGCCGTAACGCTGAAGAACTGATGCGTAAAGTGAAAGCGGCTCAATACGTAGCGGCTCACCCAGGTGAAGTGTGCCCAGCTAAGTGGAAAGAAGGCGAAGCGACTTTGGCACCTTCACTCGACCTAGTCGGTAAGATCTAA
- a CDS encoding DUF799 domain-containing protein, giving the protein MNYLTRIVTVSILAATAFVTGCANKPPYNYEALLAASPRSIVVIPPKNDTVEVDAPYIYLSTISRPLAEKGYYVFPVAMIDNFMKENGLPTPEEMNNVPLDKIYENIGADAVLYVNINQWGQKYNVVSSKAMVSVSMKLVDARTGNLLWDGAASAVKEPGSSGGGLVGMLVSAVANQIVGSISDATPQLARTANQTVLNTPNQGLLNGPYAPTTDTK; this is encoded by the coding sequence ATGAATTATTTAACTCGTATCGTTACCGTTTCTATTCTTGCAGCGACAGCCTTCGTTACCGGATGTGCTAATAAGCCACCGTACAATTATGAAGCGCTATTAGCGGCAAGCCCGCGTTCGATTGTGGTTATTCCACCAAAGAACGACACCGTTGAAGTCGATGCGCCTTACATTTACTTATCAACCATATCGCGTCCATTGGCGGAAAAGGGGTATTACGTATTCCCTGTGGCCATGATTGATAATTTCATGAAAGAGAACGGCCTGCCTACACCAGAAGAAATGAACAATGTCCCACTAGACAAAATCTACGAAAACATAGGTGCCGATGCGGTTCTCTATGTGAATATTAATCAGTGGGGGCAGAAATATAACGTTGTTTCTTCTAAAGCCATGGTGAGTGTCAGCATGAAGTTGGTTGATGCTCGCACCGGTAATTTGCTCTGGGATGGAGCTGCTTCTGCAGTGAAAGAGCCTGGCTCCAGTGGCGGCGGTTTGGTTGGCATGCTAGTGAGTGCGGTGGCGAATCAAATCGTGGGCTCAATTTCTGATGCCACACCACAATTGGCTCGAACAGCGAATCAGACCGTGCTTAACACTCCAAACCAAGGCTTGCTTAACGGCCCATACGCGCCAACAACCGACACTAAGTGA
- a CDS encoding DUF4810 domain-containing protein, giving the protein MLLRNSLIAVGLLSLMTLTGCAGKKEIFYWGDYENLIYGMYIEPGTADSTTQISKLSADIQQAEAKDMPIAPGINAHLGYMYALEGDIGQAKAAFLTEKTLFPESASFIDGMMSRIDGVKK; this is encoded by the coding sequence ATGTTGTTGCGCAACAGTTTGATCGCCGTGGGTCTTTTATCATTGATGACCTTGACCGGCTGTGCTGGAAAAAAAGAAATTTTTTATTGGGGAGATTATGAAAACTTGATATACGGCATGTATATCGAGCCTGGCACTGCCGATTCAACCACCCAAATTTCAAAATTATCCGCCGATATCCAACAAGCGGAAGCTAAGGATATGCCTATTGCTCCTGGTATCAATGCCCACTTGGGTTATATGTATGCGTTAGAAGGGGATATTGGTCAGGCGAAAGCAGCGTTCTTAACTGAAAAAACGCTATTCCCAGAATCGGCAAGTTTCATCGACGGCATGATGAGCCGCATTGATGGAGTTAAAAAATAA
- a CDS encoding CsgG/HfaB family protein: MKIHQNLVSISAVGTAAILALTITGCSATQSHQLVKSETVETYKSDYSGVKTTLVVGNFQNRSTYMQGLFSSGDDKLGNQAKTILKTHLQQTNRFKVVDRENLETMKNEAKLNGVEMKLTGARYTVTGDVTEFGRKVTGDKQFFGILGSGKKQTAYAKVTLNIVDVVNGEIVYSTQAAGEYEMSNREVIGFGSTASYDATLNGKVLNFAITEAVNNMARDIDNGSWKVEAN; encoded by the coding sequence ATGAAAATTCATCAAAATTTAGTGAGCATCTCGGCAGTTGGGACAGCAGCAATATTGGCTTTGACCATTACTGGCTGCTCAGCGACTCAATCTCACCAATTAGTTAAGTCAGAAACCGTTGAAACCTATAAATCCGATTACAGCGGCGTTAAAACAACCTTAGTGGTCGGTAATTTCCAAAACCGTTCGACTTATATGCAAGGTCTGTTTTCCTCCGGTGACGACAAACTAGGTAATCAAGCAAAAACCATTCTTAAAACGCATTTGCAACAAACCAATCGTTTTAAAGTGGTGGATCGTGAAAATCTAGAAACCATGAAAAATGAAGCCAAATTGAATGGCGTGGAAATGAAGCTAACTGGCGCACGTTATACCGTCACTGGCGATGTCACTGAATTCGGTCGTAAGGTGACAGGTGATAAACAGTTCTTCGGTATTTTAGGTTCAGGCAAAAAACAAACCGCATACGCCAAAGTTACTTTGAACATTGTTGATGTGGTTAATGGTGAAATCGTTTATTCGACTCAAGCTGCAGGCGAATACGAAATGAGTAATCGTGAAGTCATCGGTTTTGGTTCTACCGCCAGCTATGACGCAACACTAAATGGCAAGGTATTGAACTTCGCTATCACAGAAGCCGTCAATAACATGGCTCGTGATATTGATAACGGCTCTTGGAAAGTAGAAGCCAACTAA